From one Sylvia atricapilla isolate bSylAtr1 chromosome 21, bSylAtr1.pri, whole genome shotgun sequence genomic stretch:
- the UTP14A gene encoding U3 small nucleolar RNA-associated protein 14 homolog A isoform X1 codes for MAMLTSRRRALRQGARARRDTRWRFAAVPACGAMAEEDPAAAAPGSGSESEEGEDGERRHRQLLEAISALSGRKRRKLAERSEASGQVSEFNVTCKGAGEKLVLSELLQPIHPKSALGSVRKELARVKRKAAVELPLSKEEAKRVVREAAYVTTSKDVGKWQQVVLQNRRAEQLVFPLRQDIPTVTPLERATSAWKARTPLEQEIFGLLHKTQQPITDPLLTPEEMTSLQAMSLEEAQRRRKELQKARAVQSYYEAKARRTKRIKSKKYHRVLKKSRRRQALKEFEQLHKSDPAAALARLEELEQLRMQERMSLKHQNKGKWARSRAIMAKYDLEARKAMQEQLARNKELMQKVRVEPPEQEPCEVPEEDTTALPVPTGAGGANPWMLGKPSGPSLEPDAQEGPRDDTEPGTVENKDEMEEEEELSEEEALLQDFKQKRRERTGSPEGHGRKQQAVGADETEANAEQPRDSPVPPACAEEVEDSPVPPACAEQLEDSPVAPACAEQPRDSPVPPACAEELEDSAVPPACAEEVEDSAVPPGCAEELEDSAVPPACAEQLEDSPVPPACAEELVSTPLELPPEAQEQLLLSEQLHRVQTMEDLESLAKEELVEEQEKLVAARPRKRAQQQEEGRTGDKRTKKTPAKRKMISLEAVLDGKPQEMDCPSLPVVLEEEEGGIEQHGMITEAFAGDDVVADFRREKRRVEEAAKPQPVNLVLPGWGEWGGTGLKPSGRKIKRFLIKPPPAPPRKDRHLPHVIISEKRNIHAAAHQVSELPFPFERQQQFEQSMRTPVGTTWNTQRAFQKLTAPRVITRAGHIIQPISAEDIPDTAPGSRARLGGEALPEGKAVPRGKAVPRGKAVPGGKAVPGGKAVPRGKAVPGGKAVPRGKAVPRGKTQSGCRKGQ; via the exons ATGGCAATGCTGACGTCACGGAGGCGCGCTCTACGGCAGGGCGCGAGGGCTCGGCGCGACACTCGGTGGCGCTTTGCGGCAGTACCGGCGTGCGGAGCCATGGCGGAGGAGGAcccggcagcggcggcgccCGGGAGCGGCAGCGAGAGCGAGGAGGGG GAGGATGGCGAGCGGCGGCACCGGCAGCTCCTGGAGGCGATCAGCGCCTTGTCCGGACGGAAACG GCGGAAGCTGGCGGAGCGCTCGGAGGCCAGCGGCCAGGTGTCCGAGTTCAATGTCACCTGCAAAG GTGCTGGGGAAAAGCTGGTTCTGtcggagctgctgcagcccatcCATCCCAAATCCGCGCTGGGCAGCGTGAGGAAGGAGCTGGCCAGAGTGAAGCGGAAGGCGGCAGTGGAGCTGCCACTGAGCAAAGAGGAGGCCAAGAGG GTGGTGAGGGAGGCCGCCTACGTCACCACCTCGAAGGACGTGGGGAAGTGGCAGCAGGTGGTCCTGCAGAACCGGCGCGCAGAGCAGCTGGTGTTCCCCCTGCGGCAGGACATCCCCACTGTCACCCCTCTGGAGAGGGCCACCTCGGCCTGGAAG GCCCGAACTCCACTAGAGCAGGAGATCTTTGGATTGCTCCACAAGACACAGCAGCCTATCACAGACCCGCTGTTGACACCAGAGGAGATGACCTCACTGCAGGCCATGAGCTTGGAGGAG GCCCAGcgcaggaggaaggagctgcagaaggcCCGGGCAGTGCAGTCCTACTACGAGGCCAAGGCTCGGCGAACAAAGCGGATCAAGAGCAAGAA GTACCACCGTGTGCTCAAGAAGAGCCGGAGGCGCCAGGCCCTGAAGGAGTTTGAGCAGCTGCACAAATCGGACCCTGCGGCCGCCTTGGCAcggctggaggagctggagcagctcaggatgCAG GAGCGGATGAGCCTCAAGCACCAGAACAAGGGAAAATGGGCCCGATCCAGGGCCATTATGGCGAAGTATGACCTCGAG GCCCGCAAGGccatgcaggagcagctggccAGGAACAAGGAGCTGATGCAGAAGGTGCGGGTGGAACCGCCCGAGCAGGAGCCGTGTGAGGTGCCTGAGGAGGACACCACAGCCTTGCCCGTGCCCACTGGGGCCGGCGGGGCTAATCCCTGGATGCTGGGCAAGCCCAGtggcccatccctggagcctGATGCACAGGAGGGTCCAAGAGATGACACAGAGCCTGGTACTGTGGAGAACAAGGACGAgatggaagaggaagaggagctgtcGGAGGAAgaagctctgctgcaggacttCAAGCAGAAGCGACGGGAGAGGACTGGGAGCCCTGAGGGGCATG GTAGAAAACAGCAAGCTGTAGGTGCTGATGAGACTGAGGCCAACgctgagcagcccagggacagcccagtccccccagcctgtgctgaggaggtggaggaCAGCCCAGtacccccagcctgtgctgagcagctggaggacaGCCCAGTcgccccagcctgtgctgagcagcccagggacagcccagtccccccagcctgtgctgaggagctggaggacagTGCAGtccccccagcctgtgctgaggaggtggaggaCAGTGCAGTccccccaggctgtgctgaggagctggaggacagTGCAGtacccccagcctgtgctgagcagctggaggacaGCCCAGtacccccagcctgtgctgaggagctggtGAGCACACCACTGGAGCTGCCCCCTGaggcccaggagcagctcctgctctcgGAGCAGCTGCACCGTGTGCAGACCATGGAGGATTTGGAGAGTCTGGCCAAGGAGGAGCTTGtggaagagcaggagaagctggTAGCCGCAAGACCAAGGAAGcgagcacagcagcaggaggaaggcagaaCTGGGGACAAACGTACCAAGAAAACACCAGCAAAGAGGAAGATGATCAGCctggaggctgtgctggatgGGAAGCCTCAGGAGATGGACTGCCCCAGCCTACCTGTGGtcctggaggaggag GAGGGTGGCATCGAGCAGCATGGGATGATCACGGAGGCGTTTGCTGGGGACGACGTGGTCGCCGACTTCCGCCGGGAGAAGCGCAGGGTGGAGGAGGCGGCGAAGCCCCAGCCCGTGAACCtggtgctgccaggctggggcgAGTGGGGCGGCACGGGGCTCAAACCCAGCGGCAGGAAGATCAAGAG GTTCCTGATCAAGCCGCCACCAGCTCCTCCGCGGAAGGACCGGCACCTGCCCCACGTCATCATTAGCGAGAAGCGCAACATCCACGCAGCAGCACATCAG GTCAGCGAGCTGCCCTTCCCCTTCGAGCGGCAGCAGCAGTTTGAGCAGAGCATGCGGACGCCGGTGGGCACCACGTGGAACACTCAGCGTGCCTTCCAGAAGCTGACGGCCCCTCGAGTCATCACCCGCGCTGGCCACATCATCCAGCCCATCTCTGCCGAGGACATCCCCgacacagcccctggcagcagggccaggcttgGGGGGGAGGCCTTGCCTGAGGGgaaggctgtgcccagggggaaggctgtgcccagggggaAGGCTGTGCCCGGGGGAAAGGCTGTGCCCGGGGGaaaggctgtgcccagggggaAGGCTGTGCCCGGGGGgaaggctgtgcccagggggaaggctgtgcccagggggaAGACACAATCTGGGTGCCGCAAAGGGCAGTAG
- the UTP14A gene encoding U3 small nucleolar RNA-associated protein 14 homolog A isoform X2, whose amino-acid sequence MAMLTSRRRALRQGARARRDTRWRFAAVPACGAMAEEDPAAAAPGSGSESEEGEDGERRHRQLLEAISALSGRKRRKLAERSEASGQVSEFNVTCKGAGEKLVLSELLQPIHPKSALGSVRKELARVKRKAAVELPLSKEEAKRVVREAAYVTTSKDVGKWQQVVLQNRRAEQLVFPLRQDIPTVTPLERATSAWKARTPLEQEIFGLLHKTQQPITDPLLTPEEMTSLQAMSLEEAQRRRKELQKARAVQSYYEAKARRTKRIKSKKYHRVLKKSRRRQALKEFEQLHKSDPAAALARLEELEQLRMQERMSLKHQNKGKWARSRAIMAKYDLEARKAMQEQLARNKELMQKVRVEPPEQEPCEVPEEDTTALPVPTGAGGANPWMLGKPSGPSLEPDAQEGPRDDTEPGTVENKDEMEEEEELSEEEALLQDFKQKRRERTGSPEGHGRKQQAVGADETEANAEQPRDSPVPPACAEELEDSPVAPACAEQPRDSPVPPACAEELEDSAVPPACAEEVEDSAVPPGCAEELEDSAVPPACAEQLEDSPVPPACAEELVSTPLELPPEAQEQLLLSEQLHRVQTMEDLESLAKEELVEEQEKLVAARPRKRAQQQEEGRTGDKRTKKTPAKRKMISLEAVLDGKPQEMDCPSLPVVLEEEEGGIEQHGMITEAFAGDDVVADFRREKRRVEEAAKPQPVNLVLPGWGEWGGTGLKPSGRKIKRFLIKPPPAPPRKDRHLPHVIISEKRNIHAAAHQVSELPFPFERQQQFEQSMRTPVGTTWNTQRAFQKLTAPRVITRAGHIIQPISAEDIPDTAPGSRARLGGEALPEGKAVPRGKAVPRGKAVPGGKAVPGGKAVPRGKAVPGGKAVPRGKAVPRGKTQSGCRKGQ is encoded by the exons ATGGCAATGCTGACGTCACGGAGGCGCGCTCTACGGCAGGGCGCGAGGGCTCGGCGCGACACTCGGTGGCGCTTTGCGGCAGTACCGGCGTGCGGAGCCATGGCGGAGGAGGAcccggcagcggcggcgccCGGGAGCGGCAGCGAGAGCGAGGAGGGG GAGGATGGCGAGCGGCGGCACCGGCAGCTCCTGGAGGCGATCAGCGCCTTGTCCGGACGGAAACG GCGGAAGCTGGCGGAGCGCTCGGAGGCCAGCGGCCAGGTGTCCGAGTTCAATGTCACCTGCAAAG GTGCTGGGGAAAAGCTGGTTCTGtcggagctgctgcagcccatcCATCCCAAATCCGCGCTGGGCAGCGTGAGGAAGGAGCTGGCCAGAGTGAAGCGGAAGGCGGCAGTGGAGCTGCCACTGAGCAAAGAGGAGGCCAAGAGG GTGGTGAGGGAGGCCGCCTACGTCACCACCTCGAAGGACGTGGGGAAGTGGCAGCAGGTGGTCCTGCAGAACCGGCGCGCAGAGCAGCTGGTGTTCCCCCTGCGGCAGGACATCCCCACTGTCACCCCTCTGGAGAGGGCCACCTCGGCCTGGAAG GCCCGAACTCCACTAGAGCAGGAGATCTTTGGATTGCTCCACAAGACACAGCAGCCTATCACAGACCCGCTGTTGACACCAGAGGAGATGACCTCACTGCAGGCCATGAGCTTGGAGGAG GCCCAGcgcaggaggaaggagctgcagaaggcCCGGGCAGTGCAGTCCTACTACGAGGCCAAGGCTCGGCGAACAAAGCGGATCAAGAGCAAGAA GTACCACCGTGTGCTCAAGAAGAGCCGGAGGCGCCAGGCCCTGAAGGAGTTTGAGCAGCTGCACAAATCGGACCCTGCGGCCGCCTTGGCAcggctggaggagctggagcagctcaggatgCAG GAGCGGATGAGCCTCAAGCACCAGAACAAGGGAAAATGGGCCCGATCCAGGGCCATTATGGCGAAGTATGACCTCGAG GCCCGCAAGGccatgcaggagcagctggccAGGAACAAGGAGCTGATGCAGAAGGTGCGGGTGGAACCGCCCGAGCAGGAGCCGTGTGAGGTGCCTGAGGAGGACACCACAGCCTTGCCCGTGCCCACTGGGGCCGGCGGGGCTAATCCCTGGATGCTGGGCAAGCCCAGtggcccatccctggagcctGATGCACAGGAGGGTCCAAGAGATGACACAGAGCCTGGTACTGTGGAGAACAAGGACGAgatggaagaggaagaggagctgtcGGAGGAAgaagctctgctgcaggacttCAAGCAGAAGCGACGGGAGAGGACTGGGAGCCCTGAGGGGCATG GTAGAAAACAGCAAGCTGTAGGTGCTGATGAGACTGAGGCCAACgctgagcagcccagggacagcccagtccccccagcctgtgctgaggag ctggaggacaGCCCAGTcgccccagcctgtgctgagcagcccagggacagcccagtccccccagcctgtgctgaggagctggaggacagTGCAGtccccccagcctgtgctgaggaggtggaggaCAGTGCAGTccccccaggctgtgctgaggagctggaggacagTGCAGtacccccagcctgtgctgagcagctggaggacaGCCCAGtacccccagcctgtgctgaggagctggtGAGCACACCACTGGAGCTGCCCCCTGaggcccaggagcagctcctgctctcgGAGCAGCTGCACCGTGTGCAGACCATGGAGGATTTGGAGAGTCTGGCCAAGGAGGAGCTTGtggaagagcaggagaagctggTAGCCGCAAGACCAAGGAAGcgagcacagcagcaggaggaaggcagaaCTGGGGACAAACGTACCAAGAAAACACCAGCAAAGAGGAAGATGATCAGCctggaggctgtgctggatgGGAAGCCTCAGGAGATGGACTGCCCCAGCCTACCTGTGGtcctggaggaggag GAGGGTGGCATCGAGCAGCATGGGATGATCACGGAGGCGTTTGCTGGGGACGACGTGGTCGCCGACTTCCGCCGGGAGAAGCGCAGGGTGGAGGAGGCGGCGAAGCCCCAGCCCGTGAACCtggtgctgccaggctggggcgAGTGGGGCGGCACGGGGCTCAAACCCAGCGGCAGGAAGATCAAGAG GTTCCTGATCAAGCCGCCACCAGCTCCTCCGCGGAAGGACCGGCACCTGCCCCACGTCATCATTAGCGAGAAGCGCAACATCCACGCAGCAGCACATCAG GTCAGCGAGCTGCCCTTCCCCTTCGAGCGGCAGCAGCAGTTTGAGCAGAGCATGCGGACGCCGGTGGGCACCACGTGGAACACTCAGCGTGCCTTCCAGAAGCTGACGGCCCCTCGAGTCATCACCCGCGCTGGCCACATCATCCAGCCCATCTCTGCCGAGGACATCCCCgacacagcccctggcagcagggccaggcttgGGGGGGAGGCCTTGCCTGAGGGgaaggctgtgcccagggggaaggctgtgcccagggggaAGGCTGTGCCCGGGGGAAAGGCTGTGCCCGGGGGaaaggctgtgcccagggggaAGGCTGTGCCCGGGGGgaaggctgtgcccagggggaaggctgtgcccagggggaAGACACAATCTGGGTGCCGCAAAGGGCAGTAG